AGATAATTAAATTTCATGGCACTTTGTAAGCGGTAAATAATGAGAACTTATTAATTTACTGGAGGGTAGGCACGGACTGGAGAGTAGGCGCAGACTGAGGGGCAGGGACAGACCAGCCAGTAGGAACAGATTCTGGCGGAATCAAAAGGGTTCGCACAACTCAATGAACATATAAGAGTATTCACGGAATAAAACTCGCTGAGCAAGCATGGAATTTGCTAACAACCCACTTGGCCAAAGGGCCAATCTATTAGCGCAAGAAAGACTGCAATTTTACTGTGGACATGCTATGATTGAAATACATCACCTTGCATTTGAGAGTGATGCCATCCTTGGATCAAGGCCTCTTGACCGCAGGAATGTGGAAAGACTCCGAAATTTGTTCGACCTTGAAGGGTGTGCCAATCTCGAGCCTGAGCACAGAGTGGCTGCTACTGTAAGTAGGGATGCTCTACAGAGAGGCCTTGCACACAGGAATCAGGCAACAGAATCTATTCGATCAAGTCAATCCACCCAGACTGGTATTCAAAGATAATGTCAGCCTGGTTTGGGTTGGCCTGTGACAGGGCTGGGGTTATATGCGTTATGAATGTGTATGGGGCCTATTCTTGTGCGCAGTGTCAAGATGTTCAGGTCCTTAGTATGATGCTGTATCGCCCACTTCGTTGGATCCAGTGCCTTGCTGACAAAGAAGCACACCTGTGGCATATTAGCCACATTAGTGTCCTTACTAGTAGGCTTGATCAGGAGGTCAAAGCGGTTTCCAAGCATTTGTGAATATGTGGTCACTTGGTCTGTGtgtctgttgatgtaggGCTCCTGGATAGCCATGATCCTCACGAAGTTGGGCCAGTGCATCAGGAGGTATATCTAAAAacattgttggcattgcCTCTTCATTTCAATTGTACACTTACTGGATGAATATAGCTCAACCAGCCACTCATATTCTCCGAAGGACTCTCCGGCTTTGAGTCGATGTTTTCCATATGTGTGTCATTGGTGCATCCCTTAGGGTCAGGGTTTTTGGGATCATTGTGTTCCGCTCCTCTAGTGAACATGAGCATCGCTACTGCAACTCCATTAGGTGCAAACTCACTTGACAATGGCTTTGGTAACCCCTCATCGCTCCATGCTTGCTTTATTTCTGGCATAGAACTTTTTTATTGCTTTTCTGCTTCTCTGCGCTTTTCAGGACTTTTTTTGTATATGTCATCTCTAAACCACCTAATGGCTTTGAGCGGATAATTGAGTGTCGCGGTACGAAACATGGCAGTTAGGAATTTGAGTGGATGTTGTGGACTTTGATGCAAACTTTAGGTGAAAAGTGCACGGCAAATGACGAGAGACTCAGGGCAGATAAGTGAGAGCGATGAGAAAGACAGGGGATTGCAGAATTGCAGCGCCCTTTATATGTGAAGTAGTACATACCACCAACTGAGCAACAGCGATACGCAGCGCTAAGATTATAGCATGGCTTGATTGGACGCGTCCTCAGCAAGGCTATGGTGTCTCGTGCGGTTGGATAAGCGATACGCTGTCAAAAAGCCTCTCAACGAGCCGCCGCTCTGAGCTGGCCTGCCATTGAAAATCAGCATGAAACCCAAAGGCCGCTTCTATGAGCGATGTTGCTAAATGCGTTGGGCGCCGTGCGACATGACTCTTTTTCTAAACTTTCAATTTCCTGGCACTTAGGAGTAAAAGTTTGATGTTGGTCTGACTGTCTTGAATTGTGAATGGGACACATTCCCCGTTCTAGCCGCCGTTAAAGGGCCAAAGGAATCTGCATGCCTACAAAGTTTCTATTTCGATCCCAGTATACTAGCTCTAGCCAAGCAGTCTGCAAATAATATCCAAGCAAACCACCATCCTCCGGAGCGCGCCCAGTGATGTAGAAGCGTGCCGCAGTGGAATTTAGCGCCAAAGTATCACATTATCCTACATCCTTTCATGCTGTTTTTGTAATGTTGGAAGTTTGTTAGGCTACCCTTGCCTAAACTGGTCGATATCTAATATCGAAAAAAAATTTGACATTACTGTCTCCACTCAGAACTGTCTCCACCCTCTGGGTGGTTCTGGACGGATCACAAACTACGCCGTGTTCCTGGCACGTTGGTTCAGCGAATCAATAGACCATGCTAAGCACTGCGCCTGTGAGACCAATCGCCTTTCCTTGCTGTGTAAATATTGACAAGCGATGTGACCAGCCCTGCTGTAGCATTGAGAAGCGTTGGACTGTGAAGGGCAACTCAGTTGAGTACAGCTACCCATATTGGAGCGTAGTCATGGATGACGACCATTGTGACGGTTTGATGCCTCAGTCACTGATATATACAAATAACGCCATCCCAACAGACGACAACGCCATCTGAGCTAACAGACGAAAGCACTTAGAGCGCAGTCACACATATAAACTCCTTTTCCCGTAGGTAGAttgctttccttcttttcttccccagattcgatgttctcgtcgatggctacaatagtctagataggaatttagttcgttattatctactatttcgagcccgtgacaaccATCCTCTCATCAACACCATGCTTGATCCTATCATACACGTAGTCCTGCCACATTATCATCCCAATTGAGCTTGAAAACAAATATGTTAGTTTGTCACTCCAAATGTGAGCAGCTCGGTTGTATCCAAAATACCATGATAAGCCTAGGCTAGGAATATGCGTTATACACTAATATAGTGTTGGGTGTGGTTTTTGACATTTGGTCTGCAGCTCGTACCTCTGGCAAGTTCACTAAGAATCATCCCCAAATTCCAGATACAGATTAGTGTTTGTCGCTTGCTTCCAACATATGATCCATCGGTGGCGTTCAACGCTTGAGGCATATGCACCAACAAAATTTGACGGCGCTCGGCCCGGCAAACCCGTCCAACCAACTTTCATACAGAATAGTTGGCTTGAACCCTGCCATTATTGCTGATTAGATGTTTCTGCTTGGCTacacatacagagtacaactgTGCAGGTGTGAATCAAATGGGTCTGCATTCTTTACCCTCAATCTTACTGTTATGTACTTGTGAAGCTCAAGTGTTTTGTAGCGCAAGTGCTTCGCAGACCTCTGGCCCGACAGTTCGGTCCAGCCGCAATCCTAATAGCTGTGGGTACTGACTTCCATTTATAGTATTTTTCTTGAAGTTAATACGTACAAAGTACGGAGATGTAGGATTTCTTTCCATATCAATGAGGCAATGAAAAGCAAAATACATAGTTCTGGGATGGGCCACCTTTCGCCAGACATTGGTTGGATAAATAGTCGGTCCGATTAGCGTCCACCATACAATAGATGGCTAAGGACTCATTCTAATATTACGGCGTCAGACAATCAAGATTACCCCTCAGCAATTGAAAATTCGCCTCTATATAGCCTCAGATAGTGATAATTATAACAGTCGACTGCCTGATTCCTCTGAGCTACTTGCTTCATACTCAACATCAAAATAATATGACAGGCAGGTGCTTATATGTAAGTCGAAATGGGATTCTCAGGGAAGTGGGGAATCAATAATTCGCGACTAGACGAGGTCTTGCATGGAGAGATCTATATTAAGCAGAAAGGTAATGAATTCTCGACTATCGTGCATGCATGCACATGGAAACACAGCCTTCATGGATTAAGCACCACTCACAAAGCTGTATTTTGCGGCGTGGCTTGGTAGCCCGAAGGATCCGATGCCACCCGGTTCCTGAATCAGGATGCCACTGAGAATGGGCAAGCGTAGGCTTTGGGCATATGGGATATATTTGTATTGAGAATTGAGAACTGGCCGACAGAGTACAGAATAGAAAGCAGAAGATAATGGTGGGCAACATTGGAGCAGTCTGTATTGCTGGCAGCGGTAGAATGGACAGCAGAATACAGTTTCTGCCATCACCGCCatcaccgccatcaccatgCTGAATTTCATCGCGACATCTGTCCAGTCCGTACAGTCCATATAATCCATGACGGGGCTCAACGATGCAGAGTCAGAATTAAAAGTCTCCATGTGCGTCGAGAATATACCTGAAGACCTGAAACATGAGGAAAATTGCCTGATCCGGGCCAAAATGGGCGCAGACGGTTTCAACTGTCATTCCTGCAGCATAGCCTCAGCAGGGTGCCACCCCCAAAATGGCGCTCTAGGCATGGTTCAAGAGGCTATTCGGATGCCACACTGGATTTTCCTTCAAGGCGTATTTTTGCAGTGCGGCTATTTCGATTGTGAATGCATCCCGGAGGATCAGAATGGCCCCAGGTCTGCTCCCACTGCCTTGCGATCATCCAATAATGTGACCCTACTGATTAATCATTCATCAGAGCATTAAATTAAAATAAGCTCGCCCCATATCTGAGATCTTGGCTGATCCTGGTGTTCTTTTTCCATGCAGTTTCAGAGCATGCGCAGGTACTGTTGTGATCCTTGGACCCCAAAGGTCAACCTTTGCTATACATCATCGCGATGGAGGTGTCCGCTGGTCAGCCTGGGGGCCATCTTCGCATACAACTTCATGACCAATGTATAGGAGGACTGGTCTATAAAAGAGTGCTTGAATCTGTCCCAGAATTGAGTTCTCCATCAACAACAATCACAATCATCTTCACTACAAAGCTTCCAATCTCAAAGCCTTCCGCTTCCTACAACTCTTTGCTTTACAGCATCTTCTCACTTTCAACCAATCTTTATTCAAAATGTATGTCAACACTTCCAAGCTTGCTACTGTGGCTCTTGCCACCATCCTCTCTGCCAACTCCGTCCTCAGTGCACCAATTGCTGGTCGCTCTTCCAACTTGTTGACCCGTGACCCCCGTGGCTCCCACGGCTCGACCTCCCACAAGGTCTCTGACGTTACTGGCGCCATCTCTGACGGTACTGGTGCGATCGCCGATGCCATGACCCTCCAGGAGTATCTGAACCAGAAGCGCAGCCCTCGCGGCCAccactctggctctggcagTTCCACTGGTGAACGGGTCTCGACTTGGACCGGTGCTTTGGGCGACATCACTGGCATGGGCGCTGATGCTGCCACTATTGCTGAGgccgccaacaaccaaaagcgtTCCCCTCGCGGCCACCACCACTCTAGCTCGAGCTCTTCCACCGGTGAACGGGTCTCAACTTGGACCGGTGCTTTGGGCGACATCACCGGTATGGGAGCCGATGCCGCTACTATCGCTGAGgccgccaacaaccaaaagcgttcgcccaaGGGCCATGGCTCTAGTCACGGTGGATCTAGCTCTTCTGATAAGGCCCTTAATGGCCTTGACGCCGCTGGTAACATCGTTGGTATCGGTGCTGACGCTGCGACCATCGCCGAggccgccaacaaccagaagcGTTCACCCAAGGGCCATGGTTCTAGCCATGGcggttcttcttcctcttccagcgACAAGGCTCTGAATGGCCTTGATGCCGCCGGTAACATCGTTGGCATCGGTGCTGACGCTACGACCATTGCCGAggccgccaacaaccagaagcGTTCGCCCAAGGGTCATGGCTCTAGCCACGGTGGATCTAGCTCTTCTGATAAGGCCCTGAATGGCCTTGACGCCGCCGGTAACATCGTCGGCATCGGTGCTGACGCTGCGACTATCGCTGAAGCCGCCAATCAGAAGCGTGCCCCCAAGGGTCACAGATCTAGCTCTAGCGGCAAGGCCCTCGATGGACTCGATGCCACCTCCAACATTGTCGGCATTGGTGCTGATATCACCACTATTGCTGACGCCGCTAACCAGAAGCGCGCCCCCAAGGGCCACGGtggctcttcttcctcttctagCGACAAGGCTCTGAATGGTCTTGACGCCGCTGGTAACATCGTTGGTATCGGCGCTGATGCTGCGACTATCGCTGAGGCTGCCAATCAGAAACGTTCTCCCAAAGGTCACGGtggttcctcttcttcatccagcGATAAGGCCTTGAACGGTCTCGATGCTACCTCCAACATTGTCGGCATTGGTGCTGATATCACCACTATTGCTGACGCCGCCAACCAGAAGCGCGCCCCCAAGGGCCATGGCCGTCCCAGCTCTTCCAGCTCTTCTGACAAGGCCCTGAACGGTCTCGATGCCGCTGGCAACCTCGTCGGCATCGGTGCTGACGCTGCGACCATCGCCGAAGCCGCCAACCAGAAGCGTTCGCCCAAGGGCCACGGCTCTAGCCACGGTGGATCTAGCTCTTCTGACAAGGCCCTGAATGGCCTCGATGCCGCCGGTAACATCGTTGGTATCGGTGCTGACGCTGCGACTATTGCCGAAGCtgccaacaaccagaagcGTGCCCCCAAGGGTCACGGTGGCTCTAGCTCTAGCGGCAAGGCCCTCAATGGACTCGATGCTACCTCCAacattgttggcattggTGCCGATCTCACCACAATCGCGGACGCCGCCAGCCAGTAGTGGCTTGAAGGTC
This Aspergillus chevalieri M1 DNA, chromosome 3, nearly complete sequence DNA region includes the following protein-coding sequences:
- a CDS encoding uncharacterized protein (COG:S;~EggNog:ENOG410PKA3;~InterPro:IPR036691) — encoded protein: MLMFTRGAEHNDPKNPDPKGCTNDTHMENIDSKPESPSENMSGWLSYIHPIYLLMHWPNFVRIMAIQEPYINRHTDQVTTYSQMLGNRFDLLIKPTSKDTNVANMPQVCFFVSKALDPTKWAIQHHTKDLNILTLRTRIGPIHIHNAYNPSPVTGQPKPG
- a CDS encoding uncharacterized protein (TransMembrane:1 (o30-50i)) — translated: METFNSDSASLSPVMDYMDCTDWTDVAMKFSMVMAVMAVMAETVFCCPFYRCQQYRLLQCCPPLSSAFYSVLCRPVLNSQYKYIPYAQSLRLPILSGILIQEPGGIGSFGLPSHAAKYSFVSGA
- a CDS encoding uncharacterized protein (SECRETED:SignalP(1-24)) — protein: MYVNTSKLATVALATILSANSVLSAPIAGRSSNLLTRDPRGSHGSTSHKVSDVTGAISDGTGAIADAMTLQEYLNQKRSPRGHHSGSGSSTGERVSTWTGALGDITGMGADAATIAEAANNQKRSPRGHHHSSSSSSTGERVSTWTGALGDITGMGADAATIAEAANNQKRSPKGHGSSHGGSSSSDKALNGLDAAGNIVGIGADAATIAEAANNQKRSPKGHGSSHGGSSSSSSDKALNGLDAAGNIVGIGADATTIAEAANNQKRSPKGHGSSHGGSSSSDKALNGLDAAGNIVGIGADAATIAEAANQKRAPKGHRSSSSGKALDGLDATSNIVGIGADITTIADAANQKRAPKGHGGSSSSSSDKALNGLDAAGNIVGIGADAATIAEAANQKRSPKGHGGSSSSSSDKALNGLDATSNIVGIGADITTIADAANQKRAPKGHGRPSSSSSSDKALNGLDAAGNLVGIGADAATIAEAANQKRSPKGHGSSHGGSSSSDKALNGLDAAGNIVGIGADAATIAEAANNQKRAPKGHGGSSSSGKALNGLDATSNIVGIGADLTTIADAASQ